The genomic window AAATTCTTAAAAGCAAAGGACCGGCAATACCGGCCCTTTTTATAGGGAGAGCGTTTTAGGTCTTATTCTTTTCCAACAAAGCCTGCCAGTTTTTATCCACCTCTTTTTGCATCACAGCGATTTCTTCATCACTTAGAGCGGCAAAACGACGCTGCCGGTCAATATAGTCCTTAAGCGGCCGCAAACTCTCCGGCTCATAGGTGAGGTTAATTTGCTCCCCCTTAATCATTTCATAAAGGGGAAAGACACCGGTTTCCACCGCCAGGCGGGAAAAGACAATGGTCTCATCGCTTTCAATTCCCCAACCGGGGGGACAGGGACAAAGCAGATGGAAAAAGCGAAAACCTTTAATTGTTTTGGCTTTATTAAACTTGGCCAGCAAGTCTGCAGGATGCGCTACTGTGGCTGTGGCTGCATAGGGAATGCGGTGAGCCTCAATAATTTTCATGATATCTTTCTTGGGGTTTTCCTTAACCTTAGGTGACGGCGTGGTATTGGAGCCGGAGCCGTAGGGACTGGCAGAACTACGCTGCATTCCGGTATTCATATAAGCTTCATTGTCGTAACAGATGTAAATAATATTTTCATTGCGCTCCGCCGCCCCGGAGAGTCCCTGCAGGCCGATATCAAAGGTGCCGCCGTCGCCGGCCAGCACCACCACCTGCGTCTTATCATCACCCATGGCCTGCAGTCCACGCTTTAGGCCGCTGCCTGTGGCCGCAGCGCTGGGAAACGGGCAGTGATATACGTTAAGAT from Dethiobacter alkaliphilus AHT 1 includes these protein-coding regions:
- a CDS encoding thiamine pyrophosphate-dependent enzyme, giving the protein MTKINQVPREEYLFSGHTACPGCSAALSVRHLTKVLGKDTVFVITACCFSIIAGPIPLRSFDLNVYHCPFPSAAATGSGLKRGLQAMGDDKTQVVVLAGDGGTFDIGLQGLSGAAERNENIIYICYDNEAYMNTGMQRSSASPYGSGSNTTPSPKVKENPKKDIMKIIEAHRIPYAATATVAHPADLLAKFNKAKTIKGFRFFHLLCPCPPGWGIESDETIVFSRLAVETGVFPLYEMIKGEQINLTYEPESLRPLKDYIDRQRRFAALSDEEIAVMQKEVDKNWQALLEKNKT